In Asticcacaulis sp. SL142, the sequence TGCAATCGGTCACCATGGTCACAAAAATGGGCGACGCCACCGCCGGATCGCGGTCCAGACGCGACAGGGTCAGCGGCACCAGCGTACCCGCCAGCGACGCCGCGGTAATGTTGATCATGATGGCCAGCGCAATCGTCACCCCCAGCAACAGGCTCTGTTGCCAGACCCCCGCCCCAAGTCCGAGCAAAAGCGCAATCACCGACGCATTGATCCACCCCACCCGCACCTCACGCCAGACCGTGCGCAGGGCGTTGGTGGTGGTCAGTTCCCGCGACGATAGGGCGCGCACCGAAACCGTCAGCGCCTGCGTACCGGAATTGCCGCCGATGGACGCCACAATCGGCATCAGCACCGCCAGCGCCACCAGCTTTTCAATCTCATCGGAAAAGACCGAAATCAGGCTGGACGCCAGAAAGGCGGTGAACAGATTGACACACAGCCACGGCAACCGCGATTTGACGACCTCAAATACGGTCGAGCCCCGGCCCTCTTCGTCCGACACACCGGCCAGCGCCAGAATGTCTTCGCGGCTTTCTTCCTGAATGATGTTGACGATGTCATCAACCGTGATCTGACCGACCAGCCGCCCGCCATCATCGACGACGGGCGCCGAAATCAGGTGATATTTGCCGAAGATATAGGCGATTTCTTCCTGATCCATATCGACCTGAATTTCGGTGATCGGCTCCATCAGGTCTTCGAGCTTGACCTCCCGGCGCGACCGCATCAGCAGCGACACCGGCACCGCTCCGACGGGCTTATGGGTCGGGCCTATGACATAGATATCAAAGAACAATTCCGGCAGATCATCGCCGTGGGCGCGCATGTGCTCAATGGTGTCACCGACGCTCCAGAAGATGGGTGCCGCCACCACTTCGCGCTGCATCAGGCGACCAGCGGTTTCTTCTTCGTAGCTTAAGGTCGTGACCATGGCCTCACGGTCGGAGGCGGTCATGGCGGCCAGAACTTCGCGCTGCTGCGCCTCGCCCATGTCCTCAAGCACGGCGGCGGCGTCGTCGGAATCCAGTTCCTGCAACACCTCAGCCAGATCGCCGGGTCGCAGGGTGTCCATGACCTCTTCGCGGATGTCGTCATCAAGTTCCGGCAGAACCTCGGCCAAAGCCGACGCCGGAATCCACGGGATGACCTGCTCACGGTAATCTTCGGACAGAAAGCCCAAAAGGTCAGCCACGTCAGCCGGA encodes:
- the mgtE gene encoding magnesium transporter → MMAAEAELLERDHDDDDRPQLNTPEEIEDFALQDDYALNPEYIELVVDAADRGDGMRLRDLLDALHPADVADLLGFLSEDYREQVIPWIPASALAEVLPELDDDIREEVMDTLRPGDLAEVLQELDSDDAAAVLEDMGEAQQREVLAAMTASDREAMVTTLSYEEETAGRLMQREVVAAPIFWSVGDTIEHMRAHGDDLPELFFDIYVIGPTHKPVGAVPVSLLMRSRREVKLEDLMEPITEIQVDMDQEEIAYIFGKYHLISAPVVDDGGRLVGQITVDDIVNIIQEESREDILALAGVSDEEGRGSTVFEVVKSRLPWLCVNLFTAFLASSLISVFSDEIEKLVALAVLMPIVASIGGNSGTQALTVSVRALSSRELTTTNALRTVWREVRVGWINASVIALLLGLGAGVWQQSLLLGVTIALAIMINITAASLAGTLVPLTLSRLDRDPAVASPIFVTMVTDCIGFFSFLGLAGIILL